From Trueperella pecoris, a single genomic window includes:
- the epsC gene encoding serine O-acetyltransferase EpsC gives MTDIGLLKKMREDLQAAVNNDPAARSQVEVFLTYPGVHAVWAYRVAHAMWVKNKRLRLPARLLTQTMRALTGVEIHPGAKLGRRLFIDHGMGVVIGETAEVGEDVVIYHGTTLGGTSLNAGKRHPTVGNRVTIGSGAKVLGPIQIGDDVAIGANAVVVKDVPAKCVAVGIPAVNRAKKVTAEPLHDPAIYI, from the coding sequence ATGACAGACATCGGTCTCTTGAAGAAAATGCGCGAAGATCTCCAAGCAGCCGTGAACAATGATCCCGCAGCGAGGTCGCAAGTTGAGGTTTTCCTCACCTACCCGGGTGTTCATGCTGTGTGGGCCTACCGTGTTGCACATGCCATGTGGGTTAAGAACAAACGCCTAAGGTTGCCCGCCCGGCTACTCACCCAAACTATGCGCGCCCTGACCGGAGTGGAGATCCACCCCGGCGCCAAACTTGGACGCCGACTTTTCATTGATCACGGAATGGGGGTCGTGATTGGAGAAACAGCCGAGGTCGGCGAAGACGTGGTGATCTATCATGGCACCACGCTCGGCGGTACATCACTCAATGCTGGCAAACGTCATCCGACGGTAGGCAATCGGGTCACCATCGGATCTGGGGCCAAGGTGCTCGGCCCCATACAGATTGGTGACGATGTGGCGATTGGGGCGAACGCCGTCGTCGTCAAAGACGTTCCGGCCAAGTGCGTGGCCGTAGGAATCCCGGCGGTCAACCGAGCGAAAAAGGTGACCGCCGAGCCATTGCATGACCCGGCGATCTACATTTAA
- a CDS encoding ribose-5-phosphate isomerase: MRIHIAADHAGFELRERLIAHLTEAGHDVVDHGYKEYDKLDAYPPVCFAAAEATVAEPGSLGIVIGGSGNGEQMAANKVRGIRAALVWNESTAELARQHNNANVISIGARQHTIEEATRFVDIFVATGYDESSRHQSRIEMMAAYEDGQRTF; this comes from the coding sequence ATGCGTATACATATTGCTGCAGACCATGCGGGTTTTGAACTGAGGGAGCGCCTCATTGCTCACCTGACCGAGGCCGGACACGACGTCGTCGACCACGGCTACAAAGAATACGATAAGCTCGATGCTTATCCACCAGTGTGCTTTGCCGCTGCGGAGGCAACCGTCGCGGAACCGGGCTCGCTGGGTATCGTCATCGGCGGCTCCGGTAACGGTGAACAAATGGCGGCCAACAAGGTTCGGGGGATTCGCGCCGCATTGGTGTGGAATGAATCCACTGCAGAGCTTGCCCGGCAACATAACAACGCCAACGTCATCTCTATCGGTGCTCGCCAACATACCATCGAGGAAGCCACTAGATTCGTTGATATTTTCGTAGCAACCGGCTACGACGAGAGCTCGCGCCACCAGTCACGAATTGAAATGATGGCCGCATACGAAGACGGCCAACGTACCTTTTAG
- a CDS encoding M13 family metallopeptidase yields the protein MTDTTTQNIIEGLDRTVRPQDDLFRHVNGKWLATAEIPADQSQTGGFMDLHLAAEANVHDIVKVSANRVACGDCVDEDAKKVAALYSAFMDEDRINGLGSAPLAQDFNVIDSAQTKEDLEVAVGRLLQTGVPAPFGVEIDADQNNPSANITWLYQDGLGLPDEAYYRDEQYAVFRDQYVSFIPTLFCLATGENDAVAQEATSAIVDFETKLASHHMDVVDSRDADKTNNVMAWDDFIGSAPGFSWTAAFAVLGISKENAPEILVRNPEALTGFAREWANADLGQLKTYLKWNVIRARAPFLSEDIVQADFNFYGKVLSGATEMRDRWKRAVSLVDDVLGETVGKLYVERHFPPHHKALMEQLVDDLLAAYHDSISSLDWMTDITREKALAKLSTTVTKIGYPDKWRDYSALTITDSLMDNVRASAKFESDRKVAKLGKPVDRDEWLMTPQTVNAYYNPVANEIVFPAAILQPPFFDADADPAYNYGGIGAVIGHEIGHAFDDQGSKYDGEGRLNNWWTDEDRTEFEERTKALISQYDAYTPAQLGEDSGFCVNGAFTLGENIGDLGGLSIALKAYDIAMKREGYGSSMDAPVIEGYTGRQRVFLNWGRIWKNLLRDEIAIQYLAVDPHSPSEFRCNGVVKNIDAFAEEFGVVPGDELYLAPEERVRIW from the coding sequence ATGACTGATACAACAACTCAAAACATCATTGAAGGCCTGGATCGCACGGTTCGCCCGCAGGACGACCTCTTCCGACACGTCAACGGTAAGTGGCTTGCCACCGCCGAAATTCCCGCCGATCAGTCACAGACCGGCGGATTCATGGATCTTCACCTCGCAGCAGAAGCCAACGTGCACGATATCGTCAAGGTGAGCGCCAATCGCGTTGCGTGTGGGGACTGCGTCGATGAAGACGCAAAGAAAGTCGCCGCCCTGTATTCAGCTTTCATGGATGAGGACCGAATCAACGGCCTGGGAAGTGCCCCACTTGCACAAGATTTCAATGTGATCGATAGTGCACAGACGAAGGAAGATCTGGAAGTCGCCGTCGGGCGCCTACTGCAGACGGGAGTACCCGCTCCTTTCGGCGTGGAAATCGACGCAGATCAAAACAACCCGAGCGCCAACATTACTTGGCTTTACCAGGATGGTCTTGGTTTGCCAGACGAGGCATACTACCGCGATGAACAGTACGCAGTTTTCCGCGACCAATACGTTTCCTTTATTCCGACCCTCTTCTGCCTTGCTACGGGTGAGAACGACGCCGTCGCACAAGAAGCTACGAGCGCTATCGTCGATTTTGAAACCAAGTTGGCTTCCCACCACATGGATGTGGTTGACTCTCGCGATGCGGATAAGACCAATAACGTCATGGCTTGGGACGACTTTATCGGTAGCGCGCCTGGATTTAGTTGGACCGCGGCGTTTGCGGTACTGGGCATTTCGAAAGAAAATGCTCCTGAGATCCTCGTGCGCAACCCCGAGGCTCTGACCGGCTTTGCCCGTGAATGGGCGAACGCCGATCTGGGTCAGCTGAAGACCTACCTCAAATGGAACGTCATCCGAGCCCGCGCTCCTTTCCTCAGCGAAGACATCGTTCAGGCCGATTTTAACTTCTACGGCAAGGTCCTATCCGGCGCTACAGAGATGCGCGACCGCTGGAAGCGTGCCGTGTCTTTGGTAGATGACGTCCTGGGCGAAACCGTAGGCAAGCTCTACGTGGAACGCCACTTTCCACCCCATCACAAGGCGCTCATGGAGCAGCTCGTTGATGACCTACTCGCCGCCTACCATGACTCGATCTCCAGTCTTGATTGGATGACTGACATAACGCGGGAAAAGGCGCTAGCTAAGCTTTCCACTACCGTCACCAAGATTGGTTATCCGGATAAATGGCGCGATTACTCAGCACTGACGATTACTGACTCGCTCATGGACAACGTTCGAGCCTCCGCAAAATTCGAGTCCGATCGCAAAGTCGCCAAACTTGGTAAACCGGTGGACCGTGACGAGTGGCTCATGACCCCGCAAACGGTCAACGCCTACTACAACCCGGTTGCGAACGAGATTGTGTTCCCTGCTGCCATCCTTCAGCCTCCTTTCTTCGACGCCGACGCTGACCCTGCCTACAATTACGGCGGCATCGGCGCTGTCATTGGCCACGAGATCGGTCATGCCTTTGATGATCAAGGATCGAAGTATGACGGCGAGGGGCGCTTGAACAACTGGTGGACGGACGAGGACCGCACGGAATTTGAAGAGCGCACCAAAGCTCTGATCAGCCAGTATGATGCTTACACTCCTGCCCAGCTTGGTGAAGATTCCGGCTTCTGCGTCAACGGCGCTTTTACGCTGGGTGAGAACATCGGCGATCTCGGTGGCCTATCGATCGCGCTCAAGGCCTACGACATCGCGATGAAGCGTGAGGGATACGGCTCTTCTATGGATGCCCCCGTCATCGAAGGCTATACCGGACGTCAGCGCGTGTTCCTCAATTGGGGACGCATCTGGAAGAACCTGCTCCGAGACGAGATCGCGATTCAGTATCTCGCCGTTGACCCCCATTCCCCTTCCGAGTTCCGTTGCAACGGCGTTGTGAAGAATATTGATGCGTTTGCTGAAGAGTTCGGCGTCGTCCCCGGCGATGAGCTCTATCTCGCGCCGGAAGAGCGCGTGCGCATCTGGTAA